TCCTATGAGATTCTTaacaaaaattacttttttgatCTAACACACATGTCGATATTTTTGAAGAACCGGGTAAAATAGATTGACAGTTTAAATATTTCTGATTGTGTATTTCCATTTCTGACAATTTTTTAATTGAGATACTGTTACCTAAGTTCCTAAATTTGAAATGGATGGCGGAAAATACATGTGCTACAGTTGATTGGacacaaagtttaagaaagaaaaagatattACTTTAATTTATAGTCAAATATAAGTTTTAGACATTTGTATGAGTAGTAGTACTGTGACTATAAATCATCTCAGTGATgacaaaatgaaaattttaaggtTAATTATTTCTAAATACATAAAGATGACATTCTAACAGATTAGAAAGAAAAGTGTACCAAAAATTCTCttactattattttaatatGCTTGATTTTTAATTAGTTTTGTGTATATTTAGTTGATTAAATTTCATTAATTGTTGAATATTTGGCAGCTTTCAAATAATGAAGCACATCCAGGGTTCCATGATGAAGTGGACATAGAATTTCTTGGCACAACATTTGGAAAACCATACACATTACAAACAAATGTTTATATTAGAGGAAGTGGAGATGGAAAAATTATTGGAAGGGAAATGAAATTTCATTTGTGGTTTGATCCCACAAAAGATTTTCATCAGTATGCTATTTTGTGGAGTCCTAGAGAAATCATGTaagtattaatttattatagAGAGTCAAACATCTCTATAATAATATCGTTAATTTGAATGATTTTTGgttattatcttgatacattatttaatatataatatagcaTGACATGAAAATagacttaaaaataaaacttaatcAGTATAATAAGATACTAGTATAGAAGATGATTGTTATAACGAGATATGCCGGTATATGAGTCCTTATTATTTACTTCATTTAAGTAAGTTAATGATAAGGAAATATTCTACCGACAAAAATCATTTGACACTACAGTATGGTTGTCCTTTAATGAGTTTAATCGTGGCTTCCACCAAATAAATTTaaggacatatatatatatatatatatatatatgttgtatttttggttacttcatttttctattattttgcaTAGAGGGGACCATGTCAATTAAGAGGATAATTCATGTTGTAGTCCTTTTCCCAATAGTAGTAAAAAAGTTACCATTTTCACCCAAATAGATTGCatatatgtccaaaatacattTAACCCCCCtccctccaaaaaaaaaaaacaacatatatataggaAGAAGAAGAGCTTTGGAgcaattataaatttattttcatacgACCTATCAATCATAAATTTAAGTTATAGAATTAACGGTTGATGCTTTTGTTAGAATATGATGCGTATATAGCACCTTCTTGGGATGCGTCATGTATGACTATGAAATACTTCGTGCTATATAAATTTCGTATGtttaaaaataagttatatTATTTTGCATGAACATAGAATACTTTGAGTACATTTAAAAACTAATCATGTTGTTATTTTGATTggtttttatttagatttttggTGGATGATGTGCCAATAAGGAGGTATGTAAGAAAGAGTGTTGCAACATTTCCACTAAGGCCAATGTGGTTATATGGATCCATATGGGATGCATCTTCATGGGCTACTGAAAATGGAAAATACAAAGCTGATTATAGGTATCAACCATTCTTCGGAAAATTCACGAATTTCAAGGCGAGTGGTTGCACCGCCTATTCGCCTCGATGGTGTCACCCTGTGTCCGCCTCACCCTATCGATCCGGTGGCCTTAGTAGGCATCAACACCAGGCCATGAATTGGGTTCAAAGGCACTATTTGGTATACGACTATTGCAGGGACTTTAAAAGAGATCACTCCCTTACACCGGAATGTTGGCGTTAAAGCGAGTTGTTGAAGCTGTGGGATGTAAAAGTACATCAATGATACACATGTCAATCTTTCATAGGATTAATATCCTATTTTATGTGaactatccttttttttttcttcctttttattgGGTATGGGTTGGGTGGGGTGGGGTAGGTGTCTTGTGATGGGTCCACTTGTCAATAGCAATTGCAAGAGTAGTTGAGCATCCAAGCCTATAGATtccaaaatgaaaaattaataatacaacaaaaaataattgaaaatggtTTGTccttttatttatgaaattttgtgCAAACATTagtttactatttttattaccCAAAggatttaaaaaagaaattcataAAAGAGGGTCATGGACAATTTAGGACTATGCATGGATGGTGGGGTATGAAATGAGTGCATTCActttgtttatttaatttttctcaATAAAGAAAGTTTTTTGTGtctctatttcttttcctttaatttttgttGTCTAGTCCCTTTTTGGACCTCACATCTcaagaaatttatttttgtttataccAATCTCCAGAGTTGTATTGTGATCAATCAGATCGCTCTATCTTAATCAAAAGATTTcatgttgaaattttggatatgatttttttttggtagGAATCAGTTTTTTCTTCTCCTGGCTTGGCATGGAAGGACGGCTACCCAAAAAGTCTTTTTCGCAGTTTTAGCTTTACACGATACAAATCTGAATTGACTAGACCCCTCTATAGATATCAAACATCCAAACTTGTGGTTTCACatgtacaattttattttatttttttaaaaaaggagaGGACTATTAAagttcaaaatatataaaagtagAGTACATAAGTTACTAGGGAACTAAATTAGAGAGGGAAAATTAAAGTAGATGCAAAATGGGGGACCAAATCTCGACTTTGCTCAATCCATATGggtcatttttataattatattttcttacatATAACAattaaagggcagcccggtgcacttaagctcccgctatgcgcagggtccggggaagggcccgaccatgGTAAATTAACATGTATATCCGTCTCTACTTATCACTTCACCATAATAAACAAATGTGATTCTATATAAACAAGTTTCAATAAGTTTTTAAGattaaaatacaataaattcACTGCTAAAACGAATCTTAAGATTTGAACTCATTAAATTTAAATCCTTCTGAATCTGATCGGTGTTTGTACATTCAAagtttttggtattttgaaataattttgagGCACTTTCTTCAAAAACTATTTTGTTCCAAGCATTAATCCTTTTGGAAATAGTATATTTTCTTAGATCCCCTAAAACTCTCAAATAATTAAGAGCAAACCAAGTCAATTAGTATGTCTTTAAATGTGGCCCTACAACTATTTCTTACAACTCATTTTACACCTCCAAATAATTACTAGTTCTGTCCAATAATAGTTGTCCACTATTAAAACAAGGATTaagaagtaataaataatatggtaattttatcaaatcacCCTTATTAAATACAAGTCATCTAAACATTGAAAAATGAATGGTATTTAACATCAAGAGTAAAAATTGACACATCACGAtaaattattcatttattttaaaaactagACAAATATTATTGAATATTATAAAATAGTATAGTGAATAAGTAAAgatggacggagggagtatcataatatttttcttttcaaaatgaTGTGATTAGTGTCTCTAAACACTACTAATGAAGTGATCTAAAGAACAGTTAAAGGAGAACATATTGTGAAGAAATCAATAAAGGACATTTAAAGAAGCATATTTGAGAAGGC
This DNA window, taken from Solanum dulcamara chromosome 3, daSolDulc1.2, whole genome shotgun sequence, encodes the following:
- the LOC129882041 gene encoding probable xyloglucan endotransglucosylase/hydrolase protein 32, giving the protein MSTSFFLPIFLSFIFLHSTNANYWPLSPGYYPSTKFKSMSFYQGFKNLWGPNHLSVDNNGINIWLDRNSGSGFKSVKPFRSGYFGASIKLQPGYTAGVITAFYLSNNEAHPGFHDEVDIEFLGTTFGKPYTLQTNVYIRGSGDGKIIGREMKFHLWFDPTKDFHQYAILWSPREIIFLVDDVPIRRYVRKSVATFPLRPMWLYGSIWDASSWATENGKYKADYRYQPFFGKFTNFKASGCTAYSPRWCHPVSASPYRSGGLSRHQHQAMNWVQRHYLVYDYCRDFKRDHSLTPECWR